The Gallus gallus isolate bGalGal1 chromosome 3, bGalGal1.mat.broiler.GRCg7b, whole genome shotgun sequence genome window below encodes:
- the LOC124418351 gene encoding translation initiation factor IF-2-like: MSLPPTPALRLGAPTPRSSGPGAQPEVSPLSPRLPGRERRLVDAPASSSPGAPRLRAALSPLRPRSPSDGERGGVPRSSPETRSSLPARSDPRGSMVLYSSGALIFGRLQSGAQAAHE; encoded by the exons ATGTCGCTCCCCCCGACGCCCGCTCTCCGGCTGGGAG CCCCCACCCCTCGAAGCTCGGGGCCGGGCGCGCAGCCGGAGGTTTCCCCCCTCTCTCCGCGTCTGCCGGGCAGGGAGCGGCGTCTCGTAGATgctcctgcctcctcctcccccggGGCTCCGCGCCTCCGGGCCGCCCTTTCTCCCCTCCGGCCGCGTTCACCCAGCGACGGGGAAAGAGGAG GAGTCCCCCGCTCCTCCCCTGAGACGCGCAGCTCTCTGCCAGCCCGCAGCGATCCCCGTGGCTCAATGGTTCTTTATTCTTCGGGTGCGCTCATCTTCGGGAGGCTGCAAAGTGGCGCACAGGCAGCACACGAGTGA